The following DNA comes from Miscanthus floridulus cultivar M001 chromosome 5, ASM1932011v1, whole genome shotgun sequence.
CAAATTTGATGTTTGGTACAACTGAAACGAATGCTTACTCATTGAACTCAGCTTTATCAAGGAAACCATCAGCGTTTGCATCTGAGGCATTGAAATGCTCCTCCTTCCACCATTGGAACCCCAGCATATTGCCTTCTCCTGCAGAACAAGAACCAAGCAATCAGCAAACCAACGTATGAAAATACAGTGATAGCAGGGATTTTTTCCTTGCATTGCTACACTCATTGCTTCACGCAGAAACAAAAGCAGAGTATTTTGGCAATGTTACCATGGGATTCTTGGCGCAGCTTATTGAAGGCCTCGAATGAGACTATCCCATCGCCGTCCTTGTTGTAGAGCTCCATCTCCCTGGCGGAGCGGTGGTGCTGGTCGGCCCTGGCCTGCTGGAGGTTCCAGGTGGTGAGTTCGTCGAGGGAGACGAATCCGTCCTGCGGGGCGACGTCAATCTTGGGGAAGAGCTCGCGGATGCGGTCGGCGACGTTGAATCGCTCGTCGTCGTTGATGAAGTCCTCCTCATCCTTGAGGAACTCCTCCCACTCCTTCATGTGGTCATCCGGCTCGCCGCCGTGGAGGAGGCTGTAGTGCCCGCGCTCCCACTCCTTGTCGTCCAGCCGGCGCTCCAGCTCGGCGATGGTCGGGTCGAAGGAGGCCGCGTGGTGGTTTTGATGCTGCATCTGCTGTTGCCCTCCGTTCCCACCGGAGGCAGCGCCGGATGATGGGGCGCTCTTTGGGTGGAGCTTAAGGCGGCGGTGGAGGCTGCGGCCGTGGGCGTGGGGCTGGAGGCGGGGCGAGTAGGAggcgaggagcagcagcaggatgAAGGCGCACGCTACGTAGAGGAGGAGAACGGTGACCGGAGACTTCCGCCCCGCCGAGGCCGCTGCCGACGCCTGCGCCATCGCCGGCGAGTGAGGGAGATCGAGCGACGGGTGGGTGAGGTCCGTTTGCGGGTCTGAGATTTGGACCCGTTTAACTCGTACTCACCCAACGGGTGCGGTTTAGCAAGCAGTCAAGCACGCAAACCAGCCAATttggcatgttcgcttgttggtttcagccagcccaaatcagtcagtcaacagtgtttttctctcacaataaaccagcaccagccagcctaaaccagcccagaaaccaaccagcgaacaggccgaatgacGCAACTGCTGGTCGCAACGAAACCCGAGCGGTGACATGGCAAGGTCCCGTTGCGCCAGAAGTGACACGCATTTTCTCATAGTAAATACATGGCGGTCAACTTGAGCCGTATCAAACGGACCGGACTGCTAGCGGCAGGACGTCTCCGGTTGCAGCTGCCAGTGATTCCACCCGTCCGGTGAGACCTGCAACGGAAATACCATTAGAGCGAGTGTGTCTATTTCCGCGTAACGGAACGGAGCATGTGTTACTCGTGGCGGCCTGTCCTCGCCACGTCACCATCCCCCATCGTGCTCTGTCCCTCGCCACGCCGCTGTTTCCCTCCGTGCTCGTCTATCACATCCCATCCCTACCGGGCCCCGACGTCTTGTGAACATACGTAACGTttagatctacttttgtaatatctaaatgaaaacacttgcaacatacgtctgaaacagatataATATTTAGagcatacacttgaaacatacgtgtatagtcattgtaacatatgcaatatcctgatatttttgcaacatcgatataaaacactcgcaacatacctctaaaacacttCAATTATACGTTTGCAATATGCGCTTTCAGAGCAATATCTCCTTGCTGCTCGGCGAATAGAGACTCGTCGACGCGTGGAGGTCACTGGTGTAGAGCTCGTCCGCGACGCACAGAGGGCGGGGTAGGGGCAGCATGGGCAGCGATGATGACGCAAAGGGGGGTAGGCGCTGCAGCGGTGGCGCACAGGCTAGGGTGGGTGTGGTCGCGGCGGCAGCGACAACGACATAGAGGGCGGGTGGGGACGACAGTTGTAGCAAAAATGGTGAGACGGGGCGGCAGCGACGCAGAAGCTGGATTCGTGGCACGCAAAGAGCAGGGAGAGGAGGCACGCGCATTTCAACGAAGCGTCCATCCACCCATCGTCAGGTAAGTAGCGTTACAGCATATCGTAACTTgtatgtatttttatttttataggtgTTAAATTTGTTCTAGGCTCTGGCACCCATCTAAATGAGTTTTGATCTACTCTATACGCTAAGTTTTGACCTACTTGTCGGGTACCGTAAAAAGAGGATCCCCTAAGCAAAAactgaaaaaatcgcttagaccctgtcaaaatcaaagccaagagacaactactggctaacccccaccttgtccgaggctaccgattctccgtctcgatCGAGGCCCCGCATGCAAGGTCTCGGACAGGGAACCGATTCtacgtctcgctcgaggccccgcatgcAAGGTCTCGgacagggaaccgattctctgtctcgctcgaggccccgcatgtAAGGTCTCGgacagggaaccgattctccgtctcgctcgaggccccacgtgcaaggcctcggacggggaaccgattctccgtcttgctcgaggccccgcacgtaaagccttggacgaggtgccgattctccacctcgctcgaggctggctcagcgacgaccccgtcgcctccgcctcgaccgatttccctgacagaacgtcacgtccaactaacgcgaccaaccactTCCATGATGTCAGctgaacgacggctcgacacagcgaagtgaccgacgagatgggagtcgccTCAGCACCATGCCATCCGGGACgggatggggcaggggttaccggccgctgtgctcggcactgtggccacgactgacacccgtactgccctatgctacctaacccctgctccgaggacagcgcgCGCGTGGGAGGTCAAgtctgggtccctgtagcctcggaatcagtgtacaggaccaactgctcccccaAGCCTTGGCAATCCGCTTcagggtctcggtagcctcgggattcgcgcccgtCGAGCCCCCCATGATAGTTCGGCCtctgcaccaactgagcctcggctctttacgctGTCAACATAcagtgaccggcacgtcgtccgccatgccctgcgtcaagctatctctggagctcccacgtcgcacaggatcaggcgtgaccggcgcgtcgctccagtgcatcaaggacaagaccactccgtcgaccatgccgccacagtggcaAGCTACAGGActcggacacgccacctccgctcacaagatgccacgtagcgaacacatgtatcacccctgtccccccttcaactataaaagggagagaccggggccgtttctagggagaGACGGGGACACAGAAAGGCGAACACGCTCACACGCACTCAGGCATAGACGAACTCACGAGATATACGAACACACACATCGCTCTGTAACTCACTCTccctcgctgcctgagatcaacatctcaagcaattcacatcgctccacgtagagacatgggactagctccctctctcgccctgcttgtaaacccctactacaagcacctcggtgcaaggaatgcgagatcgctctctcagattggacgtagggcacctattgcctgaaccagtataaaccttgtgtctctttgcatcaccatccgggattaggaacacgcagtacaaattcactagttggttgagggcccgccggtccaaaacaccgacagttggcgtgccaggtaggggaactACTACGTGTCAGCCTCGTCATCCCGACAagtcccggatggcagaccccgcgCGTCCACTACGtatcggcacggtgatctggtttgggagcctagagttcatgtctctaggacatgagtacgatatggtactcctctcacccagagccccaccaaccgacgacaACACCACGCactggcagcccaggcgcaggcggcgcctgggTCGCCGCTCTCGTCACGCTCGCCAGGTACGACGCGAGTGGGACCACCTCGACACCACGCAAGCTTAGGGCGATGCGCCGtgctccaccggtatcccatgcccaactattggcacaaggtccctagttggagacctgtctagcctgagcctggacaagggaaaggcgccggtggcgcgcagcgacgccccgtcatcaagctctgcctcgccacctcctgaggggtcGACTCCGGCGGAGCGAAGCCCGGTGATGGCACCATCCctgtacccctttgggttgagaaatgtcgccgccacctatgcttctgcctacgcttccgctcacgtggagccctcaggacgccaccaacgcttcacCCTCGACCTCGATGCCACGACCTtgacccacgctgactcctcggaggaggacgaggcgtgggccggagcggacttctccgggcttcgcgaccctgaagccatgtgcCGCTTCttagccgcgagcgactactgcttcggctactccgactctgatgacgaaggcacttacaaccccactcgtgagtgcttccatgtcgagctcgggatgccgagcacgggcaatgaggacgaaggggcaggtTCTCGATCTCCGCCCCCGAGGGGGCGGGCGGCGCCGCACCTCCATGCATCGAGCCTCGagcagcgcggaacgagaaccttgcccccgagCAACTTTGACGCCTGGACccagagcagctccgtgagcttcaggccaaggtcgaacaagactgactccttctgtagtagctctgagacactctcgaacacgagcagcggggtcgcggtgatggcggagcagcctagcggagggctcacgacgtcaaccgccgcatcaacaacgatgaaggggacgagcaaccccctatcttccatCGCGCTGGCCAGAATGTCGCGGTAGCGGTGATGCTACTccgaacgatgcccgagccctctaccacggaggggcgacgggcTCACGGCAAGCTCTAAGACCTCCTTGAGATTGCCACGGTGCAGAAGGCTGAAAGTTCTGCCTCTCAACGGCGCGAAGGCACCTCAGAACTACCCGCGGCATCGCCTCGACAGggtagagaggcctcggttcatctcgagcctgctcgggcaccgacggccaacagggtcccctcggtgcacgatcgccttggcgaccgacgcgaggcgcacggcgaccacgatgtggtcagcaggcgacggcgccatgacaacgaggggcccgcccgaggctaccatccgcaccgaggtggccgctatgatagtggggaggaccatagtccttctcctgagccgcctggccctcgagtctttagcagagctatccgcGCTACTCATTTCCCAACCCAGttttggcaaccggccaacctcacgaaatacagcggcgagaccaatcctgAACTTTGGCTGGCCAATTACCGCCTGgattgtcagctaggcggcatgaacgatgacctgctcatccttcgcaacctcccgttgttcctgtTAGActtggcgcgagcctggctcaaacacctccctccctcccagaTCCACAACTAGCGCaacttggtaagggtcttcgtcggaaatttttagggcacatacgtgcgccctgggaacttctgggacctcaagagttgtcgccaggggctggacgagtctctccgagacttcatccgatgcttctccaagcaatgcaccgagttgccaagcgttggcgactcagaaattgtctaggctttcctctctggcaccacctgtcgAGACCTGGTCTAGGAGTTAGGCCGGAAGGTGCCAACCtcggctgccgcgctcctcgatatcgccaccaacttcacctcaggtaaagaggctgtcggagccatcttccccgacaacgaagccaaggggaagcagagggacgaggcccccgaggcctcggctccccacctccccaagaaaaagaagaagggtcgctaggggaagcaagaggtcctcgaggccggcctAGTCGCGGCcgtagagcgcaagaatccctgaggccccagaggccccaggctcttcgatgatatgcttaagaaaccctacccttaccaccagggcccggtgaagcacaccctcgaagagtgcaccatgcttcgatgttactacgccaagctcagaCTCCCCGGCGACGATGCCAAGATGAGGGACGCCGGcgatagggacaacgacaaggacgatgggttcctcgaggttcacaatgccttcatgatctttggcgggccttcagcgtgcctcatagCATGCCAGCAAAAGAGggagcgccgggaggtcttctcggtgaaggtggccgctccctggtacctcaactggtcttgggaggcgatcacctttgatcaggatgaccaccccgattatgtcccgaaccccgggcagtacccacttgtcgtcgaccccatcatcggcaacacttggctcactaaggtgttgatggacggaggcagcggcctcaacatcctctacgccaacaccttgGAGCTCCTTGAGCTCAACCAGtcatgggtccctgatgaagactggggcaggcgtgggtctgctcttcatctcaccccttggagtgaatatgcgctacatgatttggctccacttcgtcgcctccaacaacgtagccgagtacgaagccctcgtcaacggcttgcagatcgccatcgaacttggagtacggcgtcttgATGTACGGGGCAATTTGCAGCTTGTCATCgaacaagtgatgaaggagtcgaatagccatgaccccaaaatggaggcgtactgcaagctggtatgtcgccttgaagacaagttcgatggtctcgaactcaaccacatcacaCGTAAATTCAACAAGGCCACGGACGAACTGACAAAGATGGTGTCGGCACGGGCCTCGGTCCCCCCGAatgtcttcgctagagacctccacaagccttccatcgactacgccttgGCAACAGAaaagggcccaccggtcgagcccaccacagggcctgaggccccctctatcaccgaggccccttcggccgagcctgaggtcatggaagtcaacacagagcctcccaaggctgaccagggcacggactggcgagtcccgttccttgattgcctcatttgaggagagcttcctacagacaggaccaaagcctgatggcttgcgcgacgagccaaaacttatgtcctcagcaacggcgagttgtacaggcaaagcccatctggcgtcctccaacaatgcatcaccaccgaggcaggccaagccctactttgggacttgcacgcgggggcctgcgggcaccatgtagCGCCTaggacgctcgtcggaaacgccttccgccaagggttctactggccaacggcagttgctgatgccaccaagttagtacgctcctgcgagggatgccagtactatgcgcaacagacgcacctcccggcccaagccctccaaaccatccccattacatggccattcgccatATGGGGGCTCaatatggttgggcctctgcagaa
Coding sequences within:
- the LOC136450060 gene encoding uncharacterized protein, translated to MAQASAAASAGRKSPVTVLLLYVACAFILLLLLASYSPRLQPHAHGRSLHRRLKLHPKSAPSSGAASGGNGGQQQMQHQNHHAASFDPTIAELERRLDDKEWERGHYSLLHGGEPDDHMKEWEEFLKDEEDFINDDERFNVADRIRELFPKIDVAPQDGFVSLDELTTWNLQQARADQHHRSAREMELYNKDGDGIVSFEAFNKLRQESHGEGNMLGFQWWKEEHFNASDANADGFLDKAEFNDFLNPSDSDNPKIINLLCRQEIRQRDKDGDGKLNFEEYFNGLHDHIHGYDDENADISHIGNITVAKDWFSKLDKDNDGFISEHELEPVLDKLYLSERYYSRQQAIHAISEADKDHDGKLTLEEMIENPYAFYGSVYLSDDDDEDYFHDEFR